A portion of the Phaenicophaeus curvirostris isolate KB17595 chromosome 17, BPBGC_Pcur_1.0, whole genome shotgun sequence genome contains these proteins:
- the GAS2L1 gene encoding GAS2-like protein 1 — protein MADPSHIQSAASKSIRPFRSSEEYLEAMKEDLAEWFNTLYDLDIQVDTFLESLETGCHLCRHANNVNRTALDFQQRHPEAAARMRVPQNEVVFQAKNVVPGSFIARDNVSNFIQWCRQDLGIQDVLMFETNDLVLKKNEKNFVLCLLEVARRGSKFGMLAPMLIQMEEEIEEEMRDQMAYGALGSCQESQDHQVPTYPSRTRPIALCDLKNLDELVREILGCCSCPSQFPMIKVSEGKYKVGDSSTLIFVRVLRSHVMVRVGGGWDTLEHYLDKHDPCRCSSLAHRLPQPRAPGFSPHKAAPGSFSGSPSTPRRPRAAGGSRHPQRGPEDTPKAPSGTRQEGMSPRRGLAALPGSASPARSPGEARGGTIRPRDPAPSRSRRCSGDSDSSASSAQSLRDGGPPRRREALGQQPPRHTGLSPGSGRTAPAEEERGRSRVPNGPSRATPRARSHGRPGPQPLLLISRRQDGQHSWTRAEPASRSGSPARGRPRRRSSLQEGFGVPGEAPHGGDGEALQRELEELVQWLRAPLEPGQEQLLFRRLEEEFLANTRLMEELEAAEAPAMLPAPPTAADSAYCSSSSSSSSLNVFSKDGRRSGNGAGPALPAAPETADLGRRPALSSSSDESSCLPASWDTREMRGGPESDTDWAPGEDELTETEENPAVASPRIPTAVPSLSVPSPRLQAKPRLDTQPHKKPSRIPTPRGYGAAPQPSTGSSKPWGALQNVFSSFLEPAWGPREREGLDEDAWP, from the exons ATGGCCGACCCCAGCCACATCCAGTCGGCCGCCTCCAAGAGCATCCGGCCCTTCCGCTCCAGCGAGGAGTACCTGGAGGCCATGAAGGAGGACCTGGCCGAGTGGTTCAACACCCTCTACGACCTGGACATCCAGGTGGACACCTTCCTGGAGAGCCTGGAGACGGGATGCCACCTCTGCCGACATGCCAACAACGTCAACCGCACTGCCCTGGACTTCCAGCAGCGGCACCCCGAGGCGGCCGCCCGTATGCGCGTCCCCCAGAACGAGGTCGTCTTCCAAGCCAAGAACGTGGTGCCCGGTTCCTTTATCGCCCGGGACAACGTCTCCAACTTCATCCAGTGGTGCCGGCAGGACCTCGGCATCCAGGACGTCCTCATGTTTGAGACCAACGACTTGGTGCTGAAGAAGAACGAGAAGAACTTTGTCCTCTGCTTGTTGGAGGTGGCCAGGAGAGGATCCAAGTTTGGCATGCTGGCCCCCATGCTGATccagatggaggaggagatcgAGGAGGAGATGAGGGACCAAATGGCTTACGGCGCGCTGGGCTCGTGCCAGGAGAGCCAGGACCACCAGGTGCCCACCTACCCCAGCAGGACCCGGCCCATTGCCCTCTGCGACCTGAAGAATCTGGATGAGCTG GTGCGGGAGATCCtgggctgctgctcctgcccttcCCAGTTCCCCATGATCAAGGTCTCCGAGGGCAAATACAAAGTGGGTGACTCCAGCACCCTCATCTTCGTCCGA GTGCTGAGGAGCCACGTCATGGTGCGGGTCGGGGGCGGCTGGGACACACTGGAACATTACCTGGACAAGCACGATCCGTGCCGCTGCTCCTCGCTCG CTCACCGCCTGCCGCAGCCCCGCGCTCCCGGCTTCTCCCCGCACAAAGCAGCTCCCGGCAGCTTCtctggcagccccagcaccccacgGCGCCCCCGAGCAGCTGGGGGGAGCAGGCACCCCCAGAGGGGCCCCGAGGACACCCCGAAAGCACCATCTGGCACCAGGCAGGAGGGAATGTCTCCACGTCGCGGCCTCGCTGCCCTGCCCGgctctgccagccctgccaggagcCCCGGCGAGGCGAGGGGCGGCACCATCAG GCCCCGCGACCCGGCTCCGTCCCGCTCCCGCCGCTGCTCGGGCGACAGCGACTCCTCGGCCTCGTCGGCGCAGAGCCTGCGGGATGGGGGTCCCCCACGCCGCCGCGAGGCCCTGGGGCAGCAGCCGCCACGCCACACGGGCCTCTCTCCGGGCAGCGGCCGAACGGCTCCGGCCGAGGAGGAACGTGGCCGCTCACGGGTGCCCAACGGGCCCAGCCGCGCCACCCCGCGTGCCCGCAGCCACGGCCGCCCCGGCCCACAGCCCCTGCTGCTCATCAGCCGCCGGCAGGACGGGCAACACTCGTGGACACGAGCAGAACCTGCGTCCCGCTCCGGCAGCCCTGCCCGCGGCCGCCCGCGCCGGCGCTCCTCGCTCCAGGAGGGATTCGGGGTGCCCGGAGAGGCCCCGCATGGCGGCGATGGGGAAGCCCTGCAGCgtgagctggaggagctggtgcAGTGGCTGCGGGCACCGCTGGAGCCCgggcaggagcagctgctctTCCGCAGGCTGGAGGAGGAATTCCTGGCCAACACGCGGCtgatggaggagctggaggctgcGGAAGCTCCCGCCATGCTCCCCGCGCCACCCACGGCCGCCGACTCGGCCTATtgctcttccagctcctcctcatcctccctcAACGTCTTCAGCAAGGACGGCCGGCGCAGCGGGAATGGGGCTGGACCTGCATTGCCGGCAGCCCCTGAAACAGCGGATTTGGGGCGCCGTCCAgccctctccagctcctccgATGAGAGCAGCTGCTTACCAGCCTCCTGGGACACCCGGGAGATGCGCGGCGGCCCCGAGTCCGACACTGACTGGGCACCGGGGGAGGATGAGCTGACAGAGACGGAGGAGAACCCCGCCGTGGCCTCCCCTAGAATCCCCACAGCGGTGCCTTCCCTCTCCGTGCCATCCCCACGCCTCCAGGCCAAGCCTCGGCTGGACACGCAGCCCCACAAGAAGCCGTCCAGGATCCCCACGCCGCGGGGCTACGGAGCAGCCCCCCAGCCTTCCACTGGCAGCTCCAAGCCGTGGGGGGCCCTGCAGAAcgtcttctcctccttcctggaGCCCGCCTGGGGGCCACGGGAGCGCGAAGGGCTGGATGAGGACGCTTGGCCATGA